The following are encoded in a window of Narcine bancroftii isolate sNarBan1 chromosome 2, sNarBan1.hap1, whole genome shotgun sequence genomic DNA:
- the tmem251 gene encoding lysosomal enzyme trafficking factor isoform X2 has product MMNFRQRMGWLGVGFYLLASAAAFYYVFEINETYNQLALEHIQQKSENLNSATSWTQIVTARLFSLPFWLWAILFLIPYLQIFLFLYSCTRANPKTVGYCIFPIYMAVICNRHQTFVKASNQINRLKIIDT; this is encoded by the coding sequence ATGATGAACTTTCGTCAGAGAATGGGATGGCTTGGTGTAGGATTCTATCTGCTAGCAAGTGCCGCAGCCTTTTATTATGTGtttgaaataaatgaaacttATAATCAACTGGCTTTGGAGCATATTCAACAGAAATCTGAGAACCTGAATAGTGCAACCTCTTGGACTCAGATCGTGACTGCACGCTTGTTTTCACTCCCTTTCTGGTTGTGGGCTATTCTATTTCTGATTCCATATCTACAAATCTTCTTGTTCCTGTATTCGTGTACAAGAGCTAACCCCAAGACAGTTGGCTACTGTATATTCCCAATCTATATGGCAGTCATCTGCAATCGCCATCAAACTTTTGTCAAAGCCTCTAACCAAATCAACAGATTGAAAATAATTGATACGTGA
- the tmem251 gene encoding lysosomal enzyme trafficking factor isoform X1: MKFTIIRKRIPVVIRQPAESALSGKPKPLQGCPISSTPPPPPHLAAATVASRVREIRLWRMMNFRQRMGWLGVGFYLLASAAAFYYVFEINETYNQLALEHIQQKSENLNSATSWTQIVTARLFSLPFWLWAILFLIPYLQIFLFLYSCTRANPKTVGYCIFPIYMAVICNRHQTFVKASNQINRLKIIDT, translated from the exons ATGAAGTTCACAATAATACGGAAGCGGATTCCGGTTGTGATTCGTCAACCGGCGGAGAGCGCGTTGAGTGGGAAGCCGAAGCCCTTGCAAGGCTGCCCGATCtcgtccaccccccccccccccccccacctcgcggCCGCGACCGTCGCTTCTCGTGTCAG aGAAATTAGATTATGGAGAATGATGAACTTTCGTCAGAGAATGGGATGGCTTGGTGTAGGATTCTATCTGCTAGCAAGTGCCGCAGCCTTTTATTATGTGtttgaaataaatgaaacttATAATCAACTGGCTTTGGAGCATATTCAACAGAAATCTGAGAACCTGAATAGTGCAACCTCTTGGACTCAGATCGTGACTGCACGCTTGTTTTCACTCCCTTTCTGGTTGTGGGCTATTCTATTTCTGATTCCATATCTACAAATCTTCTTGTTCCTGTATTCGTGTACAAGAGCTAACCCCAAGACAGTTGGCTACTGTATATTCCCAATCTATATGGCAGTCATCTGCAATCGCCATCAAACTTTTGTCAAAGCCTCTAACCAAATCAACAGATTGAAAATAATTGATACGTGA